From the Meleagris gallopavo isolate NT-WF06-2002-E0010 breed Aviagen turkey brand Nicholas breeding stock chromosome 17, Turkey_5.1, whole genome shotgun sequence genome, one window contains:
- the SERPIND1 gene encoding heparin cofactor 2 isoform X2: MKFLFRLLALVVIITSTFCGIKDFSDHFESLKDAHTHENGTYDMPDLPLEFHRENTITNDLIPEEEEEEDYLDLDKILGEDDYSDVIDAAPHIVSEIQQGNILELFQGKTRIQRLNILNANFGFNLYRSVADKANSSDNILMAPVGISTAMAMISLGLKGQTQQEVLSVLGFEDFINASTKYELMTVHNLFRKLTHRLFRRNFGYTLRSVNDLYIRKDFSILNDFRNNMKTYYFADAQPADFSDPNFITKTNERILKLTKGLIKEALVNVNPTTLMMILNCLYFKGTWENKFPVEMTTKRSFRLNEKQTIKVPMMQTKGNFLAAADPEMDCGVIQLPFVGNISMLIVLPHKLSGMKALEKQITPQVVEKWQKSMTNRTREVVLPKFKLEKNYNLIGFLRSMGIEELFSEKGNYCGVSEEKVSIDRKNMSN, encoded by the exons ATGAAGTTCCTATTTCGTTTGCTTGCCTTGGTTGTCATCATAACCTCCACATTTTGTGGAATCAAGGACTTCAGTGACCATTTTGAAAGCCTCAAGGATGCACATACACATGAAAATGGAACCTATGATATGCCAGACCTACCACTGGAGTTCCACAGAGAAAATACTATCACCAATGACTTGATTcctgaagaggaggaggaagaggattATCTAGATCTTGACAAGATATTGGGTGAAGACGACTACAGTGACGTTATTGACGCAGCTCCACACATAGTTTCTGAAATTCAGCAAGGAAATATTCTGGAACTTTTCCAAGGCAAAACCAGAATTCAGCGTCTTAATATCCTCAATGCAAACTTTGGCTTCAACCTTTATCGGAGTGTAGCAGACAAAGCCAACTCCTCCGACAATATTCTCATGGCTCCTGTTGGTATTTCCACTGCAATGGCTATGATTTCCCTGGGTCTGAAGGGTCAAACTCAGCAGGAAGTATTATCTGTTCTCGGCTTTGAAGACTTCATTAATGCCAGCACCAAATATGAGCTCATGACTGTCCACAACCTTTTTCGGAAACTCACTCATCGGCTTTTCAGGCGCAATTTTGGTTATACTCTGAGGTCTGTCAACGATCTTTATATTCGTAAGGACTTTTCTATTTTGAATGATTTCAGAAACAACATGAAAACATACTACTTCGCTGATGCCCAACCAGCTGATTTTTCAGATCCTAACTTCATAACCAAAACCAACGAACGCATCCTGAAGTTGACCAAAGGATTAATAAAGGAAGCTCTTGTGAATGTAAACCCTACAACTCTTATGATGATTCTTAACTGTCTTTACTTCAAAG GAACATGGGAGAATAAGTTTCCAGTGGAAATGACAACCAAGAGAAGTTTTCGACTGAATGAAAAGCAGACAATAAAGGTTCCTATGATGCAGACTAAAGGGAACTTCCTAGCTGCTGCAGACCCTGAAATGGACTGCGGAGTGATCCAGCTCCCATTTGTGGGGAACATCAGTATGCTGATTGTACTCCCACACAAGCTCTCTGGCATGAAAGCCCTAGAAAAGCAAATAACCCCTCAGGTGGTGGAAAAATGGCAGAAGAGCATGACAAACAG aACCAGAGAAGTAGTCCTGCCTAAATTTAAGCTGGAAAAGAACTACAACTTGATTGGTTTTCTGAGATCCATGGGAATAGAAGAACTGTTCAGTGAAAAAGGCAACTACTGTGGtgtatcagaagaaaaagtctCCATTGACAGA aaaaatatgtctAATTAG
- the SERPIND1 gene encoding heparin cofactor 2 isoform X1 — translation MKFLFRLLALVVIITSTFCGIKDFSDHFESLKDAHTHENGTYDMPDLPLEFHRENTITNDLIPEEEEEEDYLDLDKILGEDDYSDVIDAAPHIVSEIQQGNILELFQGKTRIQRLNILNANFGFNLYRSVADKANSSDNILMAPVGISTAMAMISLGLKGQTQQEVLSVLGFEDFINASTKYELMTVHNLFRKLTHRLFRRNFGYTLRSVNDLYIRKDFSILNDFRNNMKTYYFADAQPADFSDPNFITKTNERILKLTKGLIKEALVNVNPTTLMMILNCLYFKGTWENKFPVEMTTKRSFRLNEKQTIKVPMMQTKGNFLAAADPEMDCGVIQLPFVGNISMLIVLPHKLSGMKALEKQITPQVVEKWQKSMTNRTREVVLPKFKLEKNYNLIGFLRSMGIEELFSEKGNYCGVSEEKVSIDRFNHQGTITVNEEGTEAGAITNVGFMPLSTQIRFIVDRPFLFLIYEHRTSCLLFMGRVVNPAKP, via the exons ATGAAGTTCCTATTTCGTTTGCTTGCCTTGGTTGTCATCATAACCTCCACATTTTGTGGAATCAAGGACTTCAGTGACCATTTTGAAAGCCTCAAGGATGCACATACACATGAAAATGGAACCTATGATATGCCAGACCTACCACTGGAGTTCCACAGAGAAAATACTATCACCAATGACTTGATTcctgaagaggaggaggaagaggattATCTAGATCTTGACAAGATATTGGGTGAAGACGACTACAGTGACGTTATTGACGCAGCTCCACACATAGTTTCTGAAATTCAGCAAGGAAATATTCTGGAACTTTTCCAAGGCAAAACCAGAATTCAGCGTCTTAATATCCTCAATGCAAACTTTGGCTTCAACCTTTATCGGAGTGTAGCAGACAAAGCCAACTCCTCCGACAATATTCTCATGGCTCCTGTTGGTATTTCCACTGCAATGGCTATGATTTCCCTGGGTCTGAAGGGTCAAACTCAGCAGGAAGTATTATCTGTTCTCGGCTTTGAAGACTTCATTAATGCCAGCACCAAATATGAGCTCATGACTGTCCACAACCTTTTTCGGAAACTCACTCATCGGCTTTTCAGGCGCAATTTTGGTTATACTCTGAGGTCTGTCAACGATCTTTATATTCGTAAGGACTTTTCTATTTTGAATGATTTCAGAAACAACATGAAAACATACTACTTCGCTGATGCCCAACCAGCTGATTTTTCAGATCCTAACTTCATAACCAAAACCAACGAACGCATCCTGAAGTTGACCAAAGGATTAATAAAGGAAGCTCTTGTGAATGTAAACCCTACAACTCTTATGATGATTCTTAACTGTCTTTACTTCAAAG GAACATGGGAGAATAAGTTTCCAGTGGAAATGACAACCAAGAGAAGTTTTCGACTGAATGAAAAGCAGACAATAAAGGTTCCTATGATGCAGACTAAAGGGAACTTCCTAGCTGCTGCAGACCCTGAAATGGACTGCGGAGTGATCCAGCTCCCATTTGTGGGGAACATCAGTATGCTGATTGTACTCCCACACAAGCTCTCTGGCATGAAAGCCCTAGAAAAGCAAATAACCCCTCAGGTGGTGGAAAAATGGCAGAAGAGCATGACAAACAG aACCAGAGAAGTAGTCCTGCCTAAATTTAAGCTGGAAAAGAACTACAACTTGATTGGTTTTCTGAGATCCATGGGAATAGAAGAACTGTTCAGTGAAAAAGGCAACTACTGTGGtgtatcagaagaaaaagtctCCATTGACAGA ttcaATCATCAAGGCACAATAACTGTGAATGAGGAAGGCACAGAAGCTGGAGCAATAACCAACGTCGGATTCATGCCTCTTTCTACTCAGATTCGCTTTATTGTCGACCGcccctttttgtttctgatctATGAACACCGTACCAGTTGCCTTCTGTTCATGGGTAGAGTTGTCAACCCTGCCAAGCCATAG